The Bacteroidales bacterium nucleotide sequence TCTCTCTGGTGTAGTCCAATACTTGGTTCGTCTAAAATATATAAAACTCCAATAAGCTGAGATCCGATTTGAGTTGCTAAGCGAATACGTTGCGATTCGCCACCGGAGAGGGTTTTACTTGTTCTGTTGAGGCTAAGATAACCGAGTCCCACATCCAAAAGAAAGCCCAATCTGTTTTTAATTTCTCTTAAAACTTCTTTGGAAATTACTGCGTTTTTCTCGCTCTCAGGAAAGTCGAGTTTATCAATCCAATCGTAAAGACTGATAAGATCCAATTTGGCAATATCGGAAATGGATTTTCCAGCAATACGAAAATGCAGTGCTTCTGTTTTAAGACGATCGCCATTACAGGTCGGACAGTCTTTAAAATTCATAAAGCTTGAAGCCCAACGTTTAATTCCTTTAGAATTACCGTTGCTGTCTTGGTTCTGAATAAAATTGATAATGCCTTCAAAGTTCAGAGTGTATTCCGAGGTAACACCTAAATATTCCTTTTTTACGCGAATAGTTTCGCTAGAACCGTATAAAATGGTTTGTATCGCTGCATCGGGAAGCTCTTCAATAGCAGAATCTAAGGTGAAATTATATTTCTCTCCAATGGCTTGCAATTGATTAAAAATCCAATTGTTCTTGTATTTCCCCATTGGAGCAATACCACCTTTACGGATACTTATTTTTTTGTCTGGAAATATTTTGTTGATATCAATTTCCGAAATTGTTCCTAAGCCATTACAGCTTGGGCAGGCACCGTAAGGCGAGTTGAATGAAAATGTATTAGGTTCGGGTAAAGCGTAGGCAATACCACTCGTTGGACACATCAATTGCTTGCTAAAGAAGTGTGTTTCATTGCTTTCAATATCCAATACAGATAAACTTCCTTTTCCGTGTTTTAAAGTTGTTTCGATAGATTTTGCTATCCGCTCTTCGTATTTTTCTTCAACTTTTAGTTTATCGACTACAATTTCAATATCGTGAACTTTATACCTATCGAGTTGCATACCACGATACACATCTTCAATCTTTCCATCTATACGAGCTGTTATAAATCCTAGTCGAGCAATTTGATCAAAAAGTTCGCGATAATGCCCTTTTCTTCCACTTACAACGGGAGCCAAAAGCATTATTTTTCGATTGGCAAATTTGTTATAGATAAGCTCCAGAATTTGCTTTTCGGTGTACTGCACCATCGCTTCTCCAGTGTTGTATGAATAGGCAGTAGCGGTTCGAGCATAAAGTAGCCGTAAGAAATCATAAATTTCAGTTACCGTTCCCACTGTTGAACGCGGGTTTTTGTTGGTTGTTTTTTGTTCGATAGAAATTACGGGACTCAGCCCTTTTATTTCATCCACATCAGGCCGTTCAAGGTTTCCGATAAACTGACGGGCGTATGCCGAAAAGGTTTCCATATAGCGGCGCTGACCTTCGGCATAAATGGTATCAAAAGCTAATGAAGATTTTCCGCTTCCGCTTAAGCCCGTGATAACCACCAATTTATTGCGTGGAATCTTAACGTTCATATTCTGGAGATTATGAACTCTTGCTCCGTAGATTTCAATAAAATCTTCTTGAGTACTTGTCGTATTATTCTCTTCCACTTCTTAATCCATCAAACCGTAAAAAATTAATCTGCAAAGGTGCGAAAAATATAAGTTAAAAGTAAGAGGTGTTTGAAAAGAAAACTTGAAAAGAGCAAAGTTGTTGTTTTTTCTTTTAAGTACTCACATTTAGAACTATTTCTATTACCTTTGCCATCACAAAAATTTAAAGATTTATGGATCGGAATACAATAACGGGAATAGCACTTATTATAGTGATTTTTGTTTTCTTTAGTTGGTGGAATGCACCTACTGAAGAAGAAAAAGCCAAAATGCTACATGAGCGTGATTCAATTGCTCAAGTAATTAAGGAGCAACGTGCTACCGACTCTCTTCGGAATGTTGTACAAGCAAAGTTGACAAGTCTTAAGACAGATAATGTTGAATCTTCTAAGGTTTATACTGAAGAAGTTACTGCTATTGATGAGCAATCAATAAAAGATAAATTTGGTGTTTTTGCAAACTCTTCAGTAGGAGAAGAAAAACTTATTACTGTTGAAAGTGATGTGCTAAAATTA carries:
- the uvrA gene encoding excinuclease ABC subunit UvrA; translated protein: MEENNTTSTQEDFIEIYGARVHNLQNMNVKIPRNKLVVITGLSGSGKSSLAFDTIYAEGQRRYMETFSAYARQFIGNLERPDVDEIKGLSPVISIEQKTTNKNPRSTVGTVTEIYDFLRLLYARTATAYSYNTGEAMVQYTEKQILELIYNKFANRKIMLLAPVVSGRKGHYRELFDQIARLGFITARIDGKIEDVYRGMQLDRYKVHDIEIVVDKLKVEEKYEERIAKSIETTLKHGKGSLSVLDIESNETHFFSKQLMCPTSGIAYALPEPNTFSFNSPYGACPSCNGLGTISEIDINKIFPDKKISIRKGGIAPMGKYKNNWIFNQLQAIGEKYNFTLDSAIEELPDAAIQTILYGSSETIRVKKEYLGVTSEYTLNFEGIINFIQNQDSNGNSKGIKRWASSFMNFKDCPTCNGDRLKTEALHFRIAGKSISDIAKLDLISLYDWIDKLDFPESEKNAVISKEVLREIKNRLGFLLDVGLGYLSLNRTSKTLSGGESQRIRLATQIGSQLIGVLYILDEPSIGLHQRDNQRLIKSLQNLRDIGNSVIVVEHDQEMILSADEVLDIGPGAGVHGGKIVAQGSPEEMKNCNSLTCEYISGRKSIPIPQKRREGNNLEIVLKGATGNNLKNVNLHIPLGKFICVTGVSGSGKSSLINGTLYPILNQYFYQGVKKPLPYKSIEGLKHIDKIIEIDQSPIGRTPRSNPATYTKVFDDIRKLYSDLPEAKIRGYQAGRFSFNVKGGRCESCRGGGIRVIEMNFLPDVSVECEECQGKRYNRETLEVRYKGKSINDVLNMTINQAVEFFENIPFIIRKIKTLQEVGLGYITLGQQSTTLSGGEAQRVKLAAELSKKSTGNTLYILDEPTTGLHFEDVKVLLDVLNKLMHKGNTIIVIEHNMEVIKTADHIIDLGPEGGAGGGMILASGTPEEVCQSNKGFTSEFLKDVLDKCKSE